A genomic segment from Ramlibacter agri encodes:
- a CDS encoding ammonium transporter, translating to MEALKQGSDVLFILLGAILVLAMHSGFAFLELGTVRKKNQVNALVKILSDLSVSTVAYFLVGYAVAYGTSFLVSADQLVAQHGFGLVRFFFLLTFAAAIPAIISGGIAERARFGPQLIATAVIVGVVYPLFEGVAWNQRFGIQAWIRSVTGAEFHDFAGSIVVHAVGGWLALPAVLLLGARSNRYRKDGAMSAHPPSNIPFLALGAWILTVGWFGFNVMSAQSIDKVSGLVAVNSLMAMVGGTLAALALGRNDPGFVHNGPLAGLVAVCAGSDLMHPVGAFITGGAAGAIFVVMFTLTQNRWKIDDVLGVWPLHGLCGLWGGLAAGIFGSKALGGLGGVSFLAQVFGSLLGVAWALVGGFIVYGTLKKVLGLRLSPEQEFQGADLSIHRIGATPEREASW from the coding sequence ATGGAAGCACTAAAACAGGGCTCGGACGTCCTGTTCATCCTGCTGGGCGCCATCCTGGTCCTGGCGATGCACTCCGGTTTCGCCTTTCTCGAACTCGGTACCGTCCGCAAGAAGAACCAGGTCAACGCCCTGGTCAAGATCCTCAGCGACCTCTCGGTTTCCACCGTCGCCTACTTCCTGGTCGGCTACGCGGTGGCCTATGGCACCAGCTTCCTGGTCAGCGCCGACCAGCTAGTCGCGCAGCACGGCTTCGGGCTGGTGCGCTTCTTCTTCCTGCTGACCTTCGCCGCGGCCATCCCGGCGATCATTTCGGGCGGGATTGCGGAACGCGCCCGCTTCGGCCCGCAGCTGATCGCCACGGCCGTCATCGTCGGCGTGGTCTATCCGTTGTTCGAGGGCGTGGCCTGGAACCAGCGCTTCGGCATCCAGGCCTGGATCCGGTCCGTGACCGGCGCCGAATTCCACGACTTCGCCGGCTCCATCGTGGTCCACGCCGTCGGCGGCTGGCTGGCGCTGCCCGCCGTGCTGCTGCTGGGCGCGCGCAGCAACCGCTACCGCAAGGACGGCGCGATGTCGGCCCACCCGCCGTCCAACATCCCCTTCCTGGCGCTGGGCGCCTGGATCCTCACCGTGGGCTGGTTCGGCTTCAACGTCATGAGCGCGCAGTCCATCGACAAGGTTTCCGGCCTGGTGGCCGTGAATTCGCTGATGGCCATGGTGGGGGGCACCCTGGCGGCGCTGGCCCTGGGCCGCAACGACCCCGGCTTCGTCCACAACGGGCCGCTGGCCGGCCTGGTGGCCGTGTGCGCGGGCAGCGACCTGATGCACCCGGTGGGGGCGTTCATCACGGGGGGCGCCGCCGGCGCCATCTTCGTCGTCATGTTCACGCTGACCCAGAACCGCTGGAAGATCGACGACGTCCTGGGCGTCTGGCCCCTCCATGGCCTGTGCGGCCTCTGGGGCGGCCTGGCGGCGGGCATTTTCGGCAGCAAGGCGCTGGGCGGGCTGGGCGGCGTGTCCTTCCTGGCCCAGGTATTCGGCAGCCTGCTGGGCGTGGCCTGGGCGCTGGTGGGCGGCTTCATCGTCTACGGCACCCTGAAAAAGGTGCTGGGCCTGCGGCTGTCGCCGGAGCAGGAATTCCAGGGCGCGGACCTGTCGATCCACCGGATCGGGGCCACGCCGGAACGCGAAGCGAGCTGGTGA
- a CDS encoding TMEM165/GDT1 family protein gives MEAFLVSTGIVALAEMGDKTQLLSLVLATKFRRPWPIVAGIFVSTLVNHGLAGAVGAWVTQMLGPDMLRWVLGGSFIAMAIWMLIPDKLDEDEAETKPRFGVFGATVIAFFLAEMGDKTQVATVMLAARFDAWASVVAGTTLGMMLANVPVVFFGEAITRKVPIKVVHSIGAVVFLVLGVLALIH, from the coding sequence ATGGAAGCCTTCCTCGTCTCCACCGGTATCGTCGCCCTCGCCGAAATGGGCGACAAGACGCAGCTGCTGTCGCTGGTTCTCGCCACCAAGTTCCGCCGTCCCTGGCCCATCGTTGCGGGCATCTTCGTTTCGACGCTCGTCAACCACGGCCTGGCCGGCGCGGTCGGCGCCTGGGTCACCCAGATGCTGGGCCCGGACATGCTGCGCTGGGTGCTGGGCGGCTCCTTCATCGCCATGGCGATCTGGATGCTGATCCCCGACAAGCTGGACGAAGACGAAGCCGAGACCAAGCCGCGCTTCGGCGTGTTCGGCGCGACCGTCATCGCCTTCTTCCTGGCCGAGATGGGCGACAAGACGCAGGTGGCCACCGTCATGCTGGCCGCGCGCTTCGACGCCTGGGCCAGCGTGGTCGCCGGCACGACGCTGGGCATGATGCTGGCCAACGTGCCGGTCGTGTTCTTCGGCGAGGCCATCACCCGCAAGGTGCCCATCAAGGTGGTGCACTCCATCGGGGCAGTGGTGTTCCTCGTGCTGGGCGTGTTGGCGCTCATTCACTAG
- the metX gene encoding homoserine O-succinyltransferase MetX has product MTLIAHPQAMQFDAPLPLQSGAQIRGYSLAYETYGTLNADRSNAVLICHALNASHHVAGVYPGQERSEGWWDTMIGPGKPVDTDRFFVIGVNNLGSCFGSTGPMHVNPDTGRVYGADFPVVTVEDWVNAQARLLDGLGIEQLAAVMGGSLGGMQALSWTLQYPQRLRHAVVVASAPNLTAENIAFNEVARRAIVTDPDFHGGNFYEHGVVPKRGLRIARMVGHITYLSDDVMNEKFGRQLRNGLLAYTTQDIEFQIESYLRYQGDKFSDYFDANTYLLITRALDYFDPAIRTEGNLTKALAAARAKFLLVSFTTDWRFSPGRSREMVKALLDNHRDVSYAEIDAPHGHDAFLLEDPQYLAVVRAYFERIASEPAMTDAPVVRDLPAGAVL; this is encoded by the coding sequence ATGACGCTCATCGCCCATCCCCAGGCCATGCAGTTCGACGCGCCGCTCCCGCTGCAAAGCGGCGCGCAGATCCGCGGCTACTCGCTGGCCTACGAGACCTACGGCACGCTCAATGCCGACCGCAGCAACGCGGTCCTGATCTGCCATGCCCTGAACGCCTCGCACCACGTGGCCGGCGTGTACCCCGGGCAGGAGCGCAGCGAAGGCTGGTGGGACACCATGATCGGCCCCGGCAAGCCGGTGGACACCGACCGCTTCTTCGTCATCGGCGTCAACAACCTCGGCTCCTGCTTCGGCAGCACCGGGCCCATGCACGTGAACCCGGACACCGGCCGCGTCTACGGCGCCGACTTCCCGGTGGTCACGGTGGAAGACTGGGTGAACGCGCAGGCGCGCCTGCTCGATGGCCTGGGCATCGAGCAGCTGGCCGCCGTGATGGGCGGCAGCCTGGGCGGCATGCAGGCGCTGTCCTGGACCCTGCAGTACCCGCAGCGCTTGCGGCATGCGGTGGTGGTGGCGAGCGCGCCCAACCTCACGGCGGAGAACATCGCCTTCAACGAGGTGGCGCGGCGCGCCATCGTCACCGACCCCGATTTCCACGGCGGCAACTTCTACGAGCACGGCGTGGTGCCCAAGCGCGGCCTGCGCATCGCGCGCATGGTGGGCCACATCACCTACCTGTCGGACGACGTGATGAACGAGAAGTTCGGCCGGCAACTCCGCAACGGCCTGCTCGCGTACACGACGCAGGACATCGAGTTCCAGATCGAGAGCTACCTGCGCTACCAGGGCGACAAGTTCAGCGACTACTTCGACGCCAACACCTACCTGTTGATCACGCGCGCGCTGGACTACTTCGACCCGGCGATCCGCACCGAAGGCAACCTGACCAAAGCGCTGGCCGCCGCGCGCGCCAAGTTCCTGCTGGTGAGCTTCACTACGGACTGGCGCTTCTCGCCGGGGCGCAGCCGCGAGATGGTCAAGGCGCTGCTGGACAACCACCGCGACGTCAGCTACGCCGAGATCGACGCGCCGCACGGCCACGACGCCTTCCTGCTGGAGGACCCGCAGTACCTGGCGGTGGTGCGGGCCTACTTCGAGCGCATCGCCAGCGAGCCGGCGATGACCGACGCGCCGGTGGTGCGCGACCTGCCCGCGGGAGCCGTCCTGTGA
- the metW gene encoding methionine biosynthesis protein MetW, translating into MTDRATLKIIADLVPQGSRVLDLGCGDGALLDFLQRERGCSGYGIEIADENVLACVKRGVNVIQLNLDQGLKIFEDDSFDVILQIDTLQHLRNAETMLRETARVGKLGIVAFPNFAHWPNRLSIVRGRMPVTKRLPYQWYDTPNIRVGTFKDFEVLATRNRLSILDAFGLQDGEVRRVLPNLTASTAVFKFERG; encoded by the coding sequence GTGACCGATCGCGCCACCCTCAAGATCATTGCGGACCTGGTGCCGCAGGGCTCGCGCGTGCTGGACCTGGGCTGCGGCGACGGCGCCCTGCTCGACTTCCTGCAGCGGGAGCGTGGCTGCAGCGGCTACGGCATCGAGATCGCCGACGAGAACGTGCTGGCCTGCGTCAAGCGCGGCGTCAACGTGATCCAGCTGAACCTGGACCAGGGCCTGAAGATCTTCGAGGACGACAGCTTCGACGTCATCCTGCAGATCGACACGCTGCAGCACCTGCGCAATGCCGAGACCATGCTGCGCGAGACGGCGCGCGTGGGCAAGCTGGGCATCGTCGCCTTCCCCAACTTCGCGCACTGGCCCAACCGGCTGTCGATCGTCCGCGGCCGCATGCCGGTGACCAAGCGCCTGCCCTACCAGTGGTACGACACGCCCAACATCCGGGTCGGCACCTTCAAGGACTTCGAGGTGCTGGCGACGCGCAACCGGCTGTCCATCCTCGATGCCTTCGGGCTGCAGGACGGCGAGGTGCGGCGCGTACTGCCCAACCTCACGGCGAGCACGGCGGTGTTCAAGTTCGAGCGGGGCTAA
- the denD gene encoding D-erythronate dehydrogenase → MNILITGGAGFLGARLARALLAAGKLSLRGAPARAIESITLADLGPAPADLAADPRVRSVRGDLLELVQRRDLPAAGTDLVFHLAAAVSAECEANFDLGMRSNLDTTRALLEACRALGSKPLFVYTSSLAVFGQQPGGKPMGRVGDDSLPTPQGSYGIQKFIGEQLVADFARKGFLVGRSVRPMTVSVRPGRPNGAASGFFSGMIREPLAGVQARVPVGPETVVAIASPTRTVEGFIRAAEASDADWGPLTAINLPSLTTTVGEMAAALERAGGPAARALLDWTPDPAVERLVRSWPGEITWDRARVLGLRADADFDAVVRQYIAENPEAVRLTVR, encoded by the coding sequence ATGAACATCCTCATCACCGGGGGCGCCGGCTTTCTGGGCGCCCGGCTGGCGCGGGCGCTGCTCGCGGCGGGCAAGCTGTCGCTGCGGGGCGCGCCGGCTCGCGCGATCGAAAGCATTACGCTGGCCGACCTCGGCCCGGCGCCGGCCGATCTCGCGGCCGACCCGCGCGTGCGTTCCGTGCGGGGCGACCTGCTGGAGCTGGTGCAGCGGCGCGACCTGCCGGCCGCGGGCACGGACCTGGTGTTCCACCTGGCCGCCGCGGTCAGCGCCGAATGCGAGGCCAATTTCGACCTCGGCATGCGCAGCAACCTCGACACCACGCGCGCGCTGCTGGAAGCCTGCCGCGCGCTGGGCAGCAAGCCGTTGTTCGTCTACACGAGCTCGCTGGCCGTGTTCGGCCAGCAGCCGGGCGGCAAGCCGATGGGCCGCGTGGGCGACGACAGCCTGCCGACGCCGCAAGGCAGCTACGGCATCCAGAAGTTCATCGGCGAGCAACTGGTGGCCGACTTCGCGCGCAAGGGCTTCCTCGTGGGCCGCAGCGTGCGGCCGATGACGGTGAGCGTGCGTCCGGGCCGGCCCAACGGCGCGGCCTCCGGCTTCTTCAGCGGCATGATCCGCGAGCCGCTGGCCGGCGTGCAGGCGCGCGTGCCGGTCGGGCCCGAAACCGTGGTGGCGATCGCCTCGCCCACCCGCACCGTCGAAGGCTTCATCCGCGCCGCCGAGGCCAGCGACGCCGACTGGGGGCCGCTCACCGCGATCAACCTGCCCTCGCTGACAACGACCGTCGGCGAAATGGCCGCCGCACTCGAACGTGCCGGCGGTCCCGCCGCGCGTGCGCTGCTCGATTGGACGCCCGATCCCGCCGTCGAACGCCTCGTGCGCAGCTGGCCGGGAGAAATCACCTGGGACCGCGCCCGCGTGCTGGGCCTGCGGGCCGATGCCGATTTCGATGCGGTCGTGCGCCAGTACATCGCCGAGAACCCCGAAGCCGTGCGTCTCACGGTCCGCTGA
- the otnI gene encoding 2-oxo-tetronate isomerase → MPKFAANLSMLYPEHAFLDRFAAAARDGFRAVEFLFPYEHEPRELAARLQDHGLQQVLFNAPPGDWNGGERGLACLAGREAEFRAGIADALRYAQALACPRVHVMAGLVPDGQERAALRATYVANVRWAAAEAARQGVNLLLEPINTRDIPRFFLNRQDHAHELVQEIGAANVQVQMDLYHCQIVEGDVAMKIRQYLPTGRVGHFQIAGVPQRHEPDLGELNYDYLFGVIDEVSAACGWDGWIGCEYRPARGPAAGGTSQGLGWLRKWR, encoded by the coding sequence ATGCCGAAATTCGCCGCCAACCTGTCGATGCTCTATCCGGAGCATGCCTTCCTCGACCGCTTTGCCGCCGCCGCCCGCGACGGCTTCCGCGCGGTCGAATTCCTGTTTCCGTACGAGCACGAGCCGCGCGAACTGGCGGCTCGCCTGCAGGACCACGGCCTGCAGCAAGTGCTGTTCAATGCGCCGCCCGGCGACTGGAACGGCGGCGAGCGCGGCCTTGCCTGCCTGGCCGGGCGCGAGGCGGAGTTCCGCGCCGGCATCGCCGACGCGCTTCGCTACGCGCAGGCGCTCGCCTGCCCGCGCGTGCACGTCATGGCGGGCCTGGTGCCGGACGGCCAGGAGCGCGCCGCGCTGCGCGCCACCTACGTCGCCAACGTGCGCTGGGCCGCGGCCGAGGCGGCCAGGCAGGGCGTGAACCTGCTGCTGGAGCCGATCAACACGCGCGACATCCCGCGTTTCTTCCTCAATCGCCAGGACCACGCGCACGAGTTGGTGCAGGAGATCGGCGCCGCCAATGTGCAGGTGCAGATGGACCTGTACCACTGCCAGATCGTCGAGGGCGACGTGGCGATGAAGATCCGCCAGTACCTGCCCACCGGCCGCGTCGGCCACTTCCAGATCGCCGGCGTGCCGCAGCGGCACGAGCCCGATCTCGGCGAGTTGAACTACGACTACCTGTTCGGCGTGATCGACGAGGTGTCGGCGGCCTGCGGCTGGGACGGCTGGATCGGCTGCGAATACCGGCCGGCGCGCGGCCCGGCGGCCGGCGGCACATCGCAAGGGCTGGGCTGGCTGCGCAAGTGGCGCTGA
- a CDS encoding YigZ family protein, which translates to MALTLARPATSELVIKKSRFLGCVQPVEGRAQALEVVAGLRAEHPGAAHVCWALLAGGQSAANDDGEPGGTAGRPMLEVLRHQDLEGVLATVVRYFGGVKLGAGGLVRAYTDAVAQALLQAEKLPLQKRVQLACSVPYALEGMVRREVQAAGGTLGEVTHGSVVEMAFSVLEDAAAALQMRLNEAGQGQLAWL; encoded by the coding sequence GTGGCGCTGACGCTGGCGCGCCCGGCGACGAGCGAGCTGGTCATCAAGAAAAGCCGCTTCCTCGGCTGCGTGCAGCCGGTGGAAGGGCGCGCGCAGGCGCTGGAGGTCGTGGCCGGACTGCGGGCCGAACATCCCGGCGCGGCCCACGTCTGCTGGGCGCTGCTGGCCGGCGGGCAATCGGCCGCCAACGACGACGGCGAGCCAGGCGGCACCGCCGGCCGCCCCATGCTGGAAGTGCTGCGGCACCAGGACCTGGAAGGCGTGCTCGCGACCGTGGTGCGTTACTTCGGCGGCGTGAAGCTGGGCGCGGGCGGGCTCGTGCGGGCCTACACCGACGCGGTGGCGCAGGCGCTGCTGCAGGCGGAGAAGCTGCCCTTGCAGAAGCGGGTGCAACTGGCGTGCAGCGTGCCGTATGCGCTGGAAGGCATGGTGCGGCGCGAGGTGCAGGCTGCCGGCGGGACGCTGGGCGAGGTGACGCATGGGAGCGTCGTGGAGATGGCTTTCAGCGTGCTGGAGGATGCGGCGGCTGCCCTCCAGATGCGGCTGAACGAAGCCGGCCAAGGGCAACTCGCCTGGCTCTGA